The genomic stretch GGAAGCGCTCAGCTGCGGCATTCCCGTGGTGGCCAGCGACCTGGGCGGAATCCCGGAGCTCGTCACGCACGGGGAAACGGGCTTCCTGGCGCCGCTGGGTGACGTCCCGGCCATGGCCCGGCACGTGCTCACATTGGTCGAGGACGCGGAGCGTTGGCAGGGCTTCTCGCACCGCGCGCGGGCGCAGGTCCTGGAGCGCTTCCAGAAGGAACCCGCCATCGACCGCTACGAAGCGCTCTACCGCCGGCTCCTGACGGGGCCCCTCCGTCGCTGAGGAGCCCCGGGAGCGGCTGGCTACTTCTTGTTCTTCCACTCCGCCAGCGCCTTGGAGACCTGGTCACGGTAGAAGAAGTTCTTGTCCTTCTGCCCCAGGTCCCACGCGGCCTGCGCGGCCTTGCGGGCCTCGCTGTACTTGCCCATCTGCGACAGGACACCCGCGCGAACCCAGTGGTTGTACCAGGTGGGGTTGGCGGCCACGGCCGCGTCGGCGTGATTCAGCGCGGCGGCGTAGTCCTTGGTGGCCTCCGCCACGTAGGAGGCGGCGCTCGCGTGCATCATGGCCGTGCTCTTCTGCGCCTGCTCGATGTTCGCCTTCGCGAGGGCGGCGGTGTCCACAGTGATGGGCACGGAGATGCGCAGCTTCTCCCACTCCAGGTCCAGCCGCGTGCCGGTGTCCGTGGTGTCGGTGAAGAGGTACGTCAGGCGCTCGCGCGACGGAATCTCCGTGGTGGTGGCGCTCACCGAGGCCACGTCCTTGGCGGTGTCGTAGGGCGCGCCGCCCCGCCACAGGCCCAGGTCCGTGTTCAGCATCACCTTCCAACCCTTCTGCGAGGGCAGGCTGACGATGGCGTAGGAGCCCGCCGGAACGGCCTTGCCGCCAAAGGTGACAGGGTGGCTGAAGGTAATCTTCGTCGCCGAGTTGGCGCCGCTGCGCCAGGCCTTGTCATTGGGGACCAGCTCGCCCCAGACCTTCCGGCCCTTCACCGCGGGGCTGGAATATTCGACGGAAATCTCGGAGACACCCACCTCTTGCGTCACCTTCGCCGCGGGGCTGGCGGCCGGCAGCTTGAGTTGAGCCAGCGCGGGCATCGCCGACAGGGTCATGAGCGCGGAGGCCATACAGCTGAGAAGCTGGTTCTTCATCGTCCTCACTTCGTCCTTTCCGACCCGGAGGGGTCGCAGAGCCGGCGGAGTGTATAGACGAGGTCTCGCTCCACCTCACGTTCCACCTTGGCCTGCACCGCGTCATGCGGCGACCGTCCAGGGAGGGGCTCGGGCGCCCTCTACACACGAATGGAGGTGGACATTCCGTGACATTGCGCGGTTCCCCCGCGCGCCCACACTGGCCATGCTGCGCGCCGAGGAGACCCATGAAGCTCACGCGGCTCGAGGTCCATCACTACCGGAACGTCGTCCCTGGCACCTCGCTGGTGTTCAGCCCGTCCTACAATCTGGTGCTGGGAGAGAACGGCACCGGCAGGACGACGCTGTTGGAGCTCATCTCCACGGTGCTGGGCTCGGACTTCTCCAGCCTCATCCACGAGCCGTTCGCGCTGGAGTACGACCTGGCATTCCCAGGCATGAAGCTGCACGTCTTCGTCCGGAACGAGGAGAACGCTCCTGCGCCAGACGCGGAGGCACCGCCGCGAAAGGGCTCCGCGCTGATGCCGCTGCGTACACCCGCGCTGGATTCCTCGCTGCACCCGCGCATCGAAGTGGACGTGCTGTTCCATTCGCCGTCGGCCAGGTTGGTGATGCGTGCGGACGCAGCGGGCATGGACTGCAAAGTGGACGGCGAGGCCGTGTGGTCGCGGAGCATGCACTGGTCGCTGCTGGACCGGTCGGTGTGGACGCTGCTGTTCATGACGGCGCAGTACATCGACGCGGGGATGAAGGAGCGGCTCAAGGAGCTGCTGCGCCGCACGTTCCTGCTGGCGCCGCAGCGCTTCGACGAAGCGCTGGGGATGTTCGAGCGCATCGGCGCCATCCGCTACGCCATGGAGGTGCGGGACGGCGAAGTGTTCCCGCTAGGGCTGATGGCCCTGCCCACGTGGATGCCGGGCTGGCTGCGTGAGCAGATGGAGCAGCCATCCGTTACGGACGTGCTCGAGCTGACGCACGACGCGCGCGAAGGCAGCTTCCTGGCGAAGTTCGTGGCGCTGGCGGGCTTCGAGGCAGGCCGCTTCCGCGTGGAGGTGCTGGAGAAGCGGTCGTTCGAGAACGGAGGGCGAGTGGGCTTTGGGGGCTTTGGCTTCGAGTTCACGAGGCGCGATGGCCGGGTGCTGACACACGAGGCGCTGGGCTTCGGGCAGAAGCGGCTGCTGTCACTGCTCTATTACTTGGACGTGAACGAGGACTTCGCCATCGCGGACGAGCTGGGCAATGGGCTGCATCCGCGCTGGGTGGAAGCGAGCATGCGGGAAATGGGCGCGCGGCAGGTATTTCTCACCAGCCAGAATCCGCTCCTCTTCGAGCACACGCTGTTTCCGTCCGCCGAGGCGCTGAGGGCGTCGCTCCTGCTGTGTGGCAACACGCGAGAGGACGGGCCGGAGCGCATCGCGTGGAAGAATCCCACACACGAGGTCGCGGGCCGGCTCTTCGACGCGCACGGGCTGGGCGCACACCCGCTGGCTGAGCTGCTGCGCCAGCAGGGCCTGTGGTGAGCCCCGGCCATCGGCACGGGCGTGCGGCCGTTTCATTCTGAGGCGATGGAATGCACCGCGGGCGCCTCGGTGTCCGCTGCGGCCAACCGGTACCTCCCCGCGGGCGCGCGTGTCTCCGGCGGGTGTCCCCGAGGGTGCCTGCTCGCTGGGGCATTTGCGTGATTGCCTCGCGAGTGCGGTCGAATCTCCCAAGAAACAGCGCCTCGGGACTCCTAGGGTGGCTCATGGGTGGCCCGGGTAGAGGGAGCGGTTCGCATGCGGCGCATTCGTGTCATCGACAGTCATACCGGGGGTGAGCCCACGCGCGTGGTGACGGATGGAGGCCCGGAGCTGGGAGCGGGCGACCTGGCGAGCTTGCGCGAGCGCTTCCGCGAGAAGTTCGACGCCTTTCGCAAGGCCATCGTCTGCGAGCCCCGTGGGTCCGACGTCATGGTGGGCGCGCTGCTGTGTCCGCCTGTCAATGCGTCGAGCGTCGCCGGCATCATCTTCTTCAACAACGTCGGCTATCTCGGGATGTGCGGCCACGGGACCATCGGCGTGGTGAAGACGCTGGAGTACTTGGGGCGCATCGGTCCTGGCGTCCACTCGCTGGAGACTCCCGTTGGCGTGGTGAAGGCCACGCTGCATCCGGATGGGCGCGTCAGCATCGCCAATGTGCCGAGCTACCGGTGGGCGCATGACGTGGCGGTGTCTGTGCCGGGACATGGCGAGGTGCGCGGCGACATCGCCTGGGGCGGCAACTGGTTCTTCCTCTCCCGTGCCACGCACCTGCCGCTGGAGCTGTCGCGGACTCCCGCCCTCCTGGCGTACACCTCCGCCATCAAGCAGGCGCTCTCGGACCAGGACATCACCGGGGAGGGCGGCGCGGAGATCGACCACGTCGAGCTGTACGCCCCCTCTCCGACGCCGGGGGTGGATGCTCGCAACTTCGTGCTCTGTCCAGGGCTGGCCTATGACCGCTCGCCATGTGGCACCGGGACGAGCGCGAAGGTCGCGTGTCTGGCCGCCGAGGGTGTGCTCGCGGAAGGCGCGACGTGGGTGCAGGAGAGCATCCTCGGCAGTCGCTTCGAGGCGCGCTACGTCCGGGACGGTGCGCGCAT from Myxococcus xanthus encodes the following:
- a CDS encoding DUF2911 domain-containing protein; amino-acid sequence: MKNQLLSCMASALMTLSAMPALAQLKLPAASPAAKVTQEVGVSEISVEYSSPAVKGRKVWGELVPNDKAWRSGANSATKITFSHPVTFGGKAVPAGSYAIVSLPSQKGWKVMLNTDLGLWRGGAPYDTAKDVASVSATTTEIPSRERLTYLFTDTTDTGTRLDLEWEKLRISVPITVDTAALAKANIEQAQKSTAMMHASAASYVAEATKDYAAALNHADAAVAANPTWYNHWVRAGVLSQMGKYSEARKAAQAAWDLGQKDKNFFYRDQVSKALAEWKNKK
- a CDS encoding proline racemase family protein, whose translation is MRRIRVIDSHTGGEPTRVVTDGGPELGAGDLASLRERFREKFDAFRKAIVCEPRGSDVMVGALLCPPVNASSVAGIIFFNNVGYLGMCGHGTIGVVKTLEYLGRIGPGVHSLETPVGVVKATLHPDGRVSIANVPSYRWAHDVAVSVPGHGEVRGDIAWGGNWFFLSRATHLPLELSRTPALLAYTSAIKQALSDQDITGEGGAEIDHVELYAPSPTPGVDARNFVLCPGLAYDRSPCGTGTSAKVACLAAEGVLAEGATWVQESILGSRFEARYVRDGARILPTITGTASVNAEATLLVDPTDPFAWGIG
- a CDS encoding AAA family ATPase; this translates as MKLTRLEVHHYRNVVPGTSLVFSPSYNLVLGENGTGRTTLLELISTVLGSDFSSLIHEPFALEYDLAFPGMKLHVFVRNEENAPAPDAEAPPRKGSALMPLRTPALDSSLHPRIEVDVLFHSPSARLVMRADAAGMDCKVDGEAVWSRSMHWSLLDRSVWTLLFMTAQYIDAGMKERLKELLRRTFLLAPQRFDEALGMFERIGAIRYAMEVRDGEVFPLGLMALPTWMPGWLREQMEQPSVTDVLELTHDAREGSFLAKFVALAGFEAGRFRVEVLEKRSFENGGRVGFGGFGFEFTRRDGRVLTHEALGFGQKRLLSLLYYLDVNEDFAIADELGNGLHPRWVEASMREMGARQVFLTSQNPLLFEHTLFPSAEALRASLLLCGNTREDGPERIAWKNPTHEVAGRLFDAHGLGAHPLAELLRQQGLW